The DNA sequence CCAAGTTGAGCAGCTTGATTGGGAGGAGAAAAAAGCGTACGTCCGTCAAGTGGATGTCGAATATTTCACCGATGCCAATCTGGCCGTGCAGCTTGAAGTGCTGTCTGAAGACCGTACTGCCGAACGAGGGGCGATGGCCGTCAAGTACGGCGATGTATCGGTCCGGGCGATGGCGACGATGTTTAAAAAGCTGAAACTGTCGACGTTTGAAAACATTGGATGGGGGCCGATCCGCCTGCCGGAAGAAACGCTTCATACGTCGGCGGCATGGCTCGAATGGATGGAAGTGCCGCCGCGGTTTTCCCCGGCGTTGTTTGAGCACATTCTGGTGGGCATCGCCAACGTGCTTGGCCATCTAGTGCCGATGTTTGTCATGTGCGACCGCTCGGATATTCATGTTGTGCCGCAGCTGAAGGCGCCGCACTCCGGACGGCCGACCATTTTCCTTTATGACCGCTATCCGGGCGGCATCGGTTTATCGGAAGCGCTGTTTGAGCGGTATGAACAAATGCTGGCGAAAGTGAAAGAGTGGGTGGAGCGCTGTCCGTGTGCGGATGGCTGTCCATCGTGCATCGGTGCTCTTGATGCGGCAGGAATGCCGGTCAAGCATGAATTGGTGCAGTTTTTAGCTGAACAGCTCGCTGTGCGGAGCGGTTCCTCGGCTTAGCGCCAACCGCGCCCTGCGGCGCAGCTTCCCGGTCATCGAGACTGGACGGAAAGGAAGGGCGAGACGGATGAAGCCAAAGCTGTCGCAATGGAAAGAGCTGCTGGCCGCCCGGCATCAACCGAAGGCTGCGGCCGGAGAACTTGAAGCAGAAGCGGGTGAATGCCGGGCGGCGGACGTGCCGTTTGCTGAGCAGTGGCGACAATGCGGCGTTGTTCCGCATTCGTTTGCCGGCGATTATTGTCTTGTCCGCGAGACGGTGTACCCGCTTGATCACGAACATGGCCGCTATCGGCTCGGTGCGTTTTATGAGGTGCACCGGCGCTGGCAGGAGGCGCCGTTTTCCCACCCGCTCTCGTGCCGCGGGTTTGCCGTTGGCGACTTGTTCTTTTTTGACACGGAGACGATGGGGCTTTCAAGCGGAGCGGGAAATGTCATGTTTTTGCTCGGCCATGCCCGCTTTGCCGGTGATTGCGTCATCGTCCGCCAGCATTTTTTGCCGCATCCCGGAGCGGAAGTGGCGCTTTATCAAAGTTTCTTATCCGATGTCAACTATACGACGCTTGTTACGTACAATGGAAAAGCGTTCGACTGGCCGCGGCTGAAAACGCGCCATGCCCTTGTCCGTGACATGGTGCCGAAGCTGCCCGCGTTCGGTCATTTCGATTTGTACCATGCCGCCCGCCGATTATGGAAAGGCCGGCTCGATTCGCTGCGGTTGGCTGAAGTGGAGCGGCATATTCTTGGCGTCAAACGGAACGATGATGTGCCTGGTTTTTTGGCGCCGATGATGTACCAAGCGTTTTTGCAAACGCCCCATCCCGACCGGATCATGCCCGTTTTGCGCCATAATGAGCAAGACGTGTTGTCGCTCATCGTGTTATACATTCATTTGTCGATTCAGCTGCTTGACGCAAACCAACTCACCGATCCAGGCGAACAGCTGGCCGCTGCCCGCTGGTTGGAAACGGTCGGGGAGACGGCGGCCGCGCGGGGCGTCTATGAACAGGCGGGCGCCGGGCAGGCGAAAGAAGCGCATATGGCGAAGTGGCAACTGTCGCTTTTATATCGGAAGGAAAAACGGTATGACGAGGCGGCGGCGCTTTGGCGCGACTTATTGGAGTGTGGCGTCTATTGGAAGATGAAAGCGGGCCTTGAGCTGGCGAAAGCGTACGAACATTATTTCCGTGACCTTGATGAAGCGCACCGTTATGCGGCGGCGGCGTATGAGGCATGGCGGTCGCTTGCCAGGGCGAGCCGGCAGGCGGCGGACGGGGAGGAGCGGGAGTGGCGCAAGCGGCTTGAGCGGCTTATGCGCAAGAAAAACAGGCCGGGAAAATGAGACGCCCATTTCCCCGGCAAGCGCAAAATGTGACAGAAACAGAAAAATTCCTACTCTTCTTTTGCTGCGAATCTTGTAGAAAAATAAAAAAACGTGTACAATGGCGTCGGAATGAACGAAAACGAGGGCAGGGAGAAGAATGTGATGAGGAGCATGTACAAAAAAATTTTGTACCTCTTTTTTATTGTCGTCGGCTTGACGTTTGTCGTGTTCCATTATGTTTATTAACGGTTCACGATGCCCGAGATGACCGGCGCCGCGTGGGCGGGGCTGAAGAAGCGGATTCGGTTTGGCAGCGCCGCCGTGCAAAATGGGTATCTACACTAGTACGAGTTCGGTTCGTTCATCATAGGCTAGTATTGCAAACCAACAGTCTAGATGAAAGGAGAAGGATGCCTATGCATTGCCCGCCTTATGTAACGGCGCCGATTGTTCATCCGCCTCAATGCTGCGTCCAACATCATTTTCAAGCAACGATTGTGCCGCATATCCATCCGTCGCATACGATGCATGTGTATCACCAATTGTATGAACATCACCATTATTTCCCGCATACGGAATCGGCCGTCGCTCAGGCTGCCAACCGGCACCTGTATTGCCCAGGGCCGATGCCGCCGTTCCCGGTTGGATATTAAACAAACGGACGAAGGGGCCGCTCGCCGGCCTCTGTTTTTTGTCAAACGGTGTCCGGACCATGCGCTGGAACATCCGTTTTCAAGTATGAGGGGATGGATGGAATCATTTCCTTTTATTCGGTTTCGCGACCGGAATAAAGAAAACGTCAATTGACAACCGGACCGATTTCTGAAAAAATAAAGAAAAGAGTTGAAAGCGGATTGAGGTGAAAGCCATGTCAGCCAATCGCGTAAAACTAACGCCGAAAGACATTTTAGAAAAGGAATTTAAGGTGAGCATGCGGGGGTACAATCAAGACGAAGTGGACCAGTTTTTAGATATGATCATCAAAGATTACGAAGCGTTTCAGCAGGAAATTGAAGAGCTGCAACAAGAAAACGCCCGCCTGAAGCGGCAAGTCGAGGAGCTGCAAAAGCGGCCGTCGGTATCGGCCGGGACGACAAACTACGATATTTTGCAGCGCCTGTCCAATTTAGAGAAACATGTGTTTGGCCGGAAGCTGTACGAGTAGGCGATGTAGACAAATTCCAATTTTTTTCTCTTGCTCTTATGTGAAAAATCGATTATACTGTAAAATGCTCGCAGCGTTAATCATGCTCGGGTAATCGCTGCGGCCGGTTTCGGCCGTAGAGGAAAGTCCATGCTCGCACGGTGCTGAGATGCCCGTAGTGTTCGTGCCTAGCGAATCCATAAGCTAGGGCAGCCTGGCTTCGGCTGGGCTGACGGCGGGGAAAGAACCTACGTCCCGGCTCGGGATATGGTTCGATTACCCTGAAAGTGCCACAGTGACGGAGCTCTAAGGGAAACCTTAGAGGTGGAACGCGGTAAACCCCACGAGCGAGAAACCCAAATGATGGTAGGGGCACCTTCCCGAAGGAAATGAACGGAGGGAAGGACAGGCGGCGCATGCAGCCTGTAGATAGATGATTACCGCCGGAGTACGAGGCGCAAAGCCGCTTGCAGTACGAAGGTACAGAACATGGCTTATAGAGCATGATTAACGTGGTGATGGCATCATGAAAAGCCCTCCTGCATGAAGGAGGGCTTTTCTTGTATCGGTTGTTTTGCAGGATGGTTATACTTGGAGATGAAATACATATTGCCTGCCAGAATAGGGGGAAGCGGATGGAGCGATTTTCAATCATTGCCACGGCCGCGATGGGGCTCGAAGCGGTTGTGGCGGATGAAGTGCGCCGGCTTGGCTACGAATGCCAAGTGGAAAACGGCAAGGTGATGTTTGAAGGTGATGCGGCTGCGATTTGCCGCGCCAATCTTTGGCTGCGCACTGCCGACCGTGTGAAGCTCAAAATCGGCGAGTTTCGGGCGACGACGTTTGAAGAGTTGTTTGAGCAGACGAAGGCGCTGCCATGGGCTGATTATTTGCCGAAAGACGCCTCGTTCCCTGTTATTGGAAAATCGGTGAAATCAACGTTGTTCAGCGTCTCCGATTGCCAAGCCATCGTCAAAAAAGCGGTTGTTGAAAGCCTAAAGGAGCGCTATCGGCTGTCGTGGTTTCCTGAAACAGGGGCGCTCTACCGCATCGAAGTGGCGCTCCATAAGGACATCGCCACCTTGACGATCGATGCGAGCGGCGCCGGGCTGCACAAGCGCGGCTATCGTCTCCGCCAAGGGGAAGCGCCGCTCAGAGAGACGCTCGCCGCCGCCTTGGTGCTGCTGACCAACTGGACGCCGGATCGCCCGTTTGTTGACCCGTTTTGCGGCTCGGGCACGATCGCCATTGAGGCAGCGCTCATCGGCCAAAACATTGCCCCTGGATTCAACCGCGACTTTGTTTCCGAACAATGGCCGTGGATCGGGAAACAAGTGTGGGAGCGCGCGCGCGAAGAAGCAGAAGCGCTGGCCCGCTATGACCAGCCTTTGGATATTATCGGGATGGACATCGATCCGCACATGGTGGAAACCGCCAAGGCGAACGCGGCGGAAGCAGGGCTTGCCGATTTATTGTCGTTTCGAGTCGGGCGGGCGGAGCAGTTTCGGACGGACAAGCGGTACGGAGTGATTGTCGGCAATCCGCCGTATGGGGAGCGGCTTGGCGAACGCCGGGAAGTGGAAGCGCTCTATCGCGCTATCGGCCGCGCCTACGCCTCTTTGGATACGTGGTCGGTCTATATCTTAACCGCCCACCGCGGCTTTGAAACGCATTACGGCCGACCGGCAACCAAACGGCGCAAGCTGTTTAACGGCTTTATCGAAACGCATTACTACCAATATTGGGGGCCGCGGCCGCCGCGTGAAGGCTAGAAGTTGACTTCTCGGCGGCGATCCATCATAATATTGTCTTGTTATTGAGAATAAGCGCGCAACAAACTTGTTGCGCGCTTATGCATGATGATGCCGGGGGAGTTTATGCCAATTTGGAGGGGTGGCGGCGATGAGCCATGATCGTTATCCATTTACAGTAGAAAAAAACGAAAACTTCTTTGACAAGCTCAGCCAATGGATCGGCGATGTTTTTTACGATATTTTGCCAGAGGCCGGGTTTGAGCTGCGCGATGAGCAAATTTATATGGCGTTCCAGCTCGAGCGCGCGTTTCGCGAGAAAAAGGTGATGTTTGCCGAAGCCGGGGTCGGCACGGGAAAAACGATCGTCTATTTGCTGTATGCGATTTGTTACGCCCGCTACACTGGCAAGCCGGCCATCATCGCCTGCGCGGATGAGACATTGATCGAGCAGCTCGTCAAAAAAGAAGGGGATATCGCCAAATTGTCCGATGTGCTTGGACTGCATATCGACGTCCGGCTGGCCAAATCGCCGGATCAATATTTATGTTTAAATAAGCTCGAAGAAGTCACGACATATGATGACGAGGATATCGAATTATACGAGCGAATTTTTGATGAGCTTCCGGCATTCGTCCACGATAATAAACCGATGCAGTCGTTTTACCGCTATGGCGACCGGAAGGAATACGCCCATTTGAGTGATGAGCAGTGGAAAAAAATCGCCTGGGACCCGTTTCAGGATTGTTTTACATGTGAAAAGCGGCACCGCTGCGGCCAGACGCTTTGGCGCGATTATTATCGAAAAGCGACGGATTTGATCGTCTGTTCGCACGATTTTTATATGGAACACGTCTGGACGTATGAGGCGCGCAAGCGGGAAGGCCAGCTGCCGCTGTTGCCGGAGGCGAGCTGCATCGTGTTCGATGAGGGGCATTTGCTTGAGTTTGCCGCGCAAAAGGCGCTGACGTACCGGATGAAAGAGACGACGCTTGAGATGCTGCTGACAAGGCTGCTCGAAAACGACATCCGTGAACAGCTCGCTTATTTAATTGAGGAGACGTTGGAGACGAGCGCGCGCTTTTTTGCGGAATTGAAAGCGTGCGCGAAAGACGTTCCCGGATCGAACCGGAAAGAAATTTTGCCGTCGCCCGCCCTGCAGCAATGGGCGAAGCAGCTGCACAGGCAAATCGTTGAAATCGGCAATGAGCTTGTGTTTGAAAGCGAGACGTATACGATCGACCATTATCAGCTGAACATCGTGGACGAATATTTGGATCAAATTCAATATTCGCTCGACTTGTTTTTGACGAACGCCGATGCGATCACATGGCTTGAGTCATCGCGCCAAGAGGCGACTTTGGTCGTCATGCCGCGCACCGTGCAGGAAGTGCTGCGCGAAAAAGTGTTCAGCAAACGAATGCCGTTTATCTTTTCATCGGCGACGCTGTCGAGCGGAAAATCGTTTGCCTATATTGCCCAAAGCTTGGGCATTGATGACTATTTGTCGTTCAGCGTGCCATCGCCGTTTGATTACGATGAGCAAATGACAATTTATATGCCGACGTTCCGCGCCGGCGAGACGCTGTTTGCGGAAAAATATCGCTATGCGCTCGAAAAATTGCGCGAAACCGGCGGCCGGGCGCTCATCTTGTTCCCGACGCGCGAAGAGCTGCTCCAATTTAAAGAAGAAGCGGCCGATGAACCGTTTTCGTTCTTGTTTGAGGGAGACCGTGAAATCAGCGATTTGGTCGCCGAGTTTCAGCGCAATGAGGAGACCGTGCTTTGTTCGGAACATTTATGGGAAGGGCTTGACATCCCGGGGCCGTCATTGTCAAACGTCATCATTTGGTCGCTTCCGTATCCGCCGAACGATCCGGTGTTTCAGGCGAAACGGAAGGCATACCGCGATCCGTTTTGGAGCGTTGATGTGCCGTACATGCTGCTCCGCCTCCGTCAAGGGGTCGGACGGCTCATCCGCACCCGCGATGATCGCGGCATC is a window from the Geobacillus stearothermophilus ATCC 12980 genome containing:
- a CDS encoding ribonuclease H-like domain-containing protein, whose product is MKPKLSQWKELLAARHQPKAAAGELEAEAGECRAADVPFAEQWRQCGVVPHSFAGDYCLVRETVYPLDHEHGRYRLGAFYEVHRRWQEAPFSHPLSCRGFAVGDLFFFDTETMGLSSGAGNVMFLLGHARFAGDCVIVRQHFLPHPGAEVALYQSFLSDVNYTTLVTYNGKAFDWPRLKTRHALVRDMVPKLPAFGHFDLYHAARRLWKGRLDSLRLAEVERHILGVKRNDDVPGFLAPMMYQAFLQTPHPDRIMPVLRHNEQDVLSLIVLYIHLSIQLLDANQLTDPGEQLAAARWLETVGETAAARGVYEQAGAGQAKEAHMAKWQLSLLYRKEKRYDEAAALWRDLLECGVYWKMKAGLELAKAYEHYFRDLDEAHRYAAAAYEAWRSLARASRQAADGEEREWRKRLERLMRKKNRPGK
- a CDS encoding CotD family spore coat protein is translated as MHCPPYVTAPIVHPPQCCVQHHFQATIVPHIHPSHTMHVYHQLYEHHHYFPHTESAVAQAANRHLYCPGPMPPFPVGY
- the gpsB gene encoding cell division regulator GpsB, whose product is MSANRVKLTPKDILEKEFKVSMRGYNQDEVDQFLDMIIKDYEAFQQEIEELQQENARLKRQVEELQKRPSVSAGTTNYDILQRLSNLEKHVFGRKLYE
- a CDS encoding THUMP domain-containing class I SAM-dependent RNA methyltransferase → MERFSIIATAAMGLEAVVADEVRRLGYECQVENGKVMFEGDAAAICRANLWLRTADRVKLKIGEFRATTFEELFEQTKALPWADYLPKDASFPVIGKSVKSTLFSVSDCQAIVKKAVVESLKERYRLSWFPETGALYRIEVALHKDIATLTIDASGAGLHKRGYRLRQGEAPLRETLAAALVLLTNWTPDRPFVDPFCGSGTIAIEAALIGQNIAPGFNRDFVSEQWPWIGKQVWERAREEAEALARYDQPLDIIGMDIDPHMVETAKANAAEAGLADLLSFRVGRAEQFRTDKRYGVIVGNPPYGERLGERREVEALYRAIGRAYASLDTWSVYILTAHRGFETHYGRPATKRRKLFNGFIETHYYQYWGPRPPREG
- a CDS encoding ATP-dependent DNA helicase encodes the protein MSHDRYPFTVEKNENFFDKLSQWIGDVFYDILPEAGFELRDEQIYMAFQLERAFREKKVMFAEAGVGTGKTIVYLLYAICYARYTGKPAIIACADETLIEQLVKKEGDIAKLSDVLGLHIDVRLAKSPDQYLCLNKLEEVTTYDDEDIELYERIFDELPAFVHDNKPMQSFYRYGDRKEYAHLSDEQWKKIAWDPFQDCFTCEKRHRCGQTLWRDYYRKATDLIVCSHDFYMEHVWTYEARKREGQLPLLPEASCIVFDEGHLLEFAAQKALTYRMKETTLEMLLTRLLENDIREQLAYLIEETLETSARFFAELKACAKDVPGSNRKEILPSPALQQWAKQLHRQIVEIGNELVFESETYTIDHYQLNIVDEYLDQIQYSLDLFLTNADAITWLESSRQEATLVVMPRTVQEVLREKVFSKRMPFIFSSATLSSGKSFAYIAQSLGIDDYLSFSVPSPFDYDEQMTIYMPTFRAGETLFAEKYRYALEKLRETGGRALILFPTREELLQFKEEAADEPFSFLFEGDREISDLVAEFQRNEETVLCSEHLWEGLDIPGPSLSNVIIWSLPYPPNDPVFQAKRKAYRDPFWSVDVPYMLLRLRQGVGRLIRTRDDRGIVSIFVTDRDDAQVIQAVKEVLPTAVREE